The Armatimonadota bacterium genome window below encodes:
- a CDS encoding NAD(P)/FAD-dependent oxidoreductase: MKESSWDVIVVGAGPAGGMAAWTAARMGLRVLLLEEHPVVGDPTHCAGKLSVHAFAEFGIPQDLARTALRAATVYSPEGRPVTLRRQTPDSYVVDRDAFDRWLVQQALASGAELLVRTRACAVTRDRDEMVVEAVRDQASLRFRAPVVVDAEGARARLATLLGVDSPRRMLRGLQYQVTGIALDEADTVEVYLGRRWAPGFFAWLMPLGEREARIGVCVDPHLAPRPPAAYLEDLLRNHPALSPRARGVRVVRRLGGWIPLLLHARPTYAPGFLVVGDAAGHVKATSGGGIYYSLVAGRLAAQAAARYLSGARGALRSYEQAWRARFGREVTFTAWMRRALDRIPDEDVSRFLAGIVQAPDLQRVIGEYGDTQYQSRLFRPFLTAALRAGLRHHALARAVARTLIALLATR, from the coding sequence ATGAAGGAATCCTCCTGGGATGTGATCGTGGTCGGGGCGGGTCCTGCGGGCGGCATGGCCGCCTGGACCGCGGCCCGGATGGGCCTGCGGGTCCTCCTCCTGGAAGAGCACCCCGTGGTCGGGGATCCCACCCACTGCGCGGGAAAGCTCTCCGTGCACGCGTTTGCGGAGTTCGGAATCCCCCAGGACCTGGCCCGCACCGCCCTCCGGGCGGCCACCGTGTACTCCCCGGAGGGCAGGCCCGTCACACTTCGCCGCCAGACCCCGGATTCCTACGTGGTCGACCGAGATGCCTTCGATCGGTGGCTCGTCCAGCAGGCCCTGGCCTCGGGCGCGGAGCTCCTCGTTCGGACCCGGGCGTGCGCGGTGACCCGGGATCGAGATGAGATGGTGGTGGAAGCCGTGCGGGACCAGGCCTCCCTGCGGTTCCGGGCTCCGGTGGTGGTGGACGCGGAGGGGGCGCGGGCTCGGCTCGCGACCCTCCTGGGAGTGGACTCCCCCAGGCGGATGCTCCGGGGCCTCCAGTACCAGGTCACGGGCATCGCCCTCGACGAGGCGGACACCGTGGAGGTGTACCTGGGCCGGCGATGGGCGCCCGGGTTTTTTGCCTGGCTCATGCCGCTGGGAGAGCGGGAAGCCCGGATCGGGGTGTGCGTGGACCCGCACCTTGCCCCGCGCCCGCCCGCCGCCTACCTCGAGGATCTCCTCCGCAACCATCCCGCCCTTTCGCCTCGGGCCCGTGGGGTTCGGGTGGTGCGCCGGTTGGGCGGCTGGATCCCGCTCCTCCTGCACGCCCGACCCACGTACGCGCCGGGCTTCCTGGTGGTGGGGGACGCCGCGGGACACGTAAAGGCCACCTCCGGAGGAGGGATCTACTACTCCCTGGTGGCGGGACGGCTCGCCGCCCAGGCCGCGGCCCGATACCTCTCGGGCGCGCGCGGGGCCCTGCGATCCTACGAGCAGGCCTGGCGCGCCCGTTTCGGGAGAGAGGTCACCTTCACCGCGTGGATGCGTCGGGCCCTCGACCGCATCCCGGACGAGGACGTCTCCCGCTTCCTCGCCGGAATCGTCCAAGCTCCGGATCTCCAGCGGGTGATCGGGGAGTACGGCGATACCCAGTACCAGTCCCGTCTGTTCCGGCCCTTTCTCACCGCTGCCCTGCGGGCGGGCCTGCGCCATCACGCCCTCGCCCGCGCGGTGGCCCGCACCCTCATCGCCCTCCTCGCCACCCGGTAG